The Brachyhypopomus gauderio isolate BG-103 unplaced genomic scaffold, BGAUD_0.2 sc499, whole genome shotgun sequence genome window below encodes:
- the LOC143506787 gene encoding uncharacterized protein LOC143506787: MYRGGRRQRLQTESFIIHGHDREPFALDEGIFETLHTPIRELRLIQTRQGLDRAHRMFAFTFSRMGSSATQVVEVKLQHKSIYSGLESEHWWVLNNEFYWIGAELTLHHFASASAVACIKRRGSSITDATIYLRTCSTTTSVQNIFLQTVVSTWFKGVSIGSDDIFRSSESSHTQTLETPNPAVFSSSPSPPRAPPQRPPPGF; the protein is encoded by the exons ATGTACAGAGgtggcaggaggcagaggctgcaAACTGAAAGCTTCATTATCCATG GACATGATCGGGAGCCTTTTGCATTGGACGAAGGCATCTTTGAGACGCTCCATACCCCGATCCGAGAG TTGAGGCTTATACAGACTCGCCAAGGATTGGACAGAGCACATAGGATGTTTGCCTTCACCTTCTCACGAATGGGTTCTTCAGCTACACAG gtggtggaggtgaagctccAGCACAAGTCCATCTACAGTGGGCTGGAGAGTGAGCACTGGTGGGTGCTCAACAATGAATTCTACTGGATAGGTgcagag CTTACCCTCCACCACTTTGCCAGCGCTAGTGCCGTGGCCTGCATCAAG CGGAGGGGATCCAGCATCACAGACGCCACCATCTACCTGCGCACCTGTTCAACAACAACGTCGGTGCAGAATATTTTTCTG caAACGGTGGTGTCCACTTGGTTTAAGGGTGTCTCCATTGGTTCGGATGACATTTTCAGGTCATCCGAATCTAGtcacacccagaccctggagacaccgAACCCAGCTGTTTTTTCCAGCAGTCCATCCCCACCGAGAGCACCCCCTCAACGAccacctccaggcttttaa